In one Deltaproteobacteria bacterium genomic region, the following are encoded:
- a CDS encoding twin-arginine translocase TatA/TatE family subunit, which translates to MFGIGTTEILIILALLFLIFGARRLPELGKGLGEGLRGFRDAFKGQQPPSQTPAKQESVDTDRNKQDNKSDNKV; encoded by the coding sequence ATGTTTGGTATTGGGACTACAGAGATTCTTATTATTTTAGCGCTACTTTTCTTAATATTTGGAGCACGACGATTACCAGAACTTGGCAAAGGATTAGGTGAGGGTTTGCGTGGTTTTCGCGATGCTTTTAAAGGACAACAGCCACCTTCACAAACACCAGCAAAACAGGAATCAGTTGATACAGATAGAAATAAGCAAGATAACAAATCAGATAATAAAGTGTAA